The genomic segment CTGCTGGACGACCGGGTCTTCGACCGCGACGGCAGAGAATTGGCCGCCGAGGGTCTCTATGTCGAGCTGCCGCCGTGGGGGTGCCATGTCCTGGCGATCTGATGAAGCGCTCGAGCAAGCCAGAGACTTCGACGGCTTGCTCATCACGCCAGGCCCCGATCTCACCTATTTCACGGGCCTGAAACCACCGGTGACCGAGCGCCTCACGATGCTGATCCTGCGGCACGGCGAGACGCCGCACCTGATCGTGCCGCGGCTGGAGAAACCCGAGGGAATCGACGCGGAGACCTGGTCGGACGGTGACGACCCCTACGAGCTGGTCGCGCGACGACTCGGCCGAGGCCGCTACGCCATCTCGGATTCGGCGTGGGCCATGCACCTGCTGGAACTGCAGAGGCCGGGGCTCACCTTCACGTCGATGACCAAAGCGCTGCCCATGCTGCGCGCGGTCAAGGACGCCGACGAAGTCGAACGACTCGCGGCAGCCGGTGTGGCCGCCGACAAGACGTTCGACGCCGTCAAGGAACTACGTTTTGGCGGGCGTACCGAAAAAGACGTGGCCGCCGACCTGGCCCGCCTCCTGCAGGAAAACGGGCACGAACAGGTCGACTTCACGATCGTCGCCGCGGGGCCGAACGGGGCGAACCCGCATCACGAGGCCGGCGACCGCGTCATCGCGCACGGCGACATGGTCGTGCTCGATTTCGGCGGCCTCAAGAACGGCTACGGTTCCGACACCACACGTACTGTGCATGTCGGACGGCCGACCGGCGAGGAACAAGAGGTCCACGACATTGTGCGCCTTGCGCAGCAGGCCGCTTCTGACGCCGTACGGCCGGGGGTGGAATGTCAGGAGATCGACCGCGTGGCTCGTCAGGTCATCGTGGACGCGGGATACGGCGAGTTCTTCATTCACCGCACCGGGCACGGCATCGGTCTCGAGACGCATGAGCCGCCCTATCTCGTACGCGGGGAAACTCAGCCTTTGGTGCCGGGCATGTGCTTCTCCATCGAGCCGGGAATCTATCTGCCCGGCCGCTTCGGGGTCCGCATCGAGGACATCGTCACCGTGACCCCCGACGGCGGCCGGCGGCTGAACAACACCGAAAGAACGATCGTCACAGTCGTTTGATCTTTCCCCGCAGCGAACACCGGGGGCAGACTCGGGGGACCTGAACCGCGAGACTTGGGGGAGTCATGAAACCGACGATCGTTCTTGTGCACGGCGCGTTCGCCGAGTCGGCCAGCTGGAACGGCGTTATCGAACTGCTCAAGGCGCAGGGCTACCCGGCGGTCGCCGCGGCCAACCCGCTGCGCGGCGTCAAGTACGACTCCGACTACCTGCGCGCCACCCTGGCCTCCATCGAGGGCGACGTGGTGCTGGTCGGGCACTCGTACGGGGGGATGCTGATCACCAACGCGGCCACCGGCAACCCGGCCGTGAAGGCGCTGGTGTACGTCGGGGCCTTCGCGCCCGACCTGGGGGAGAGCGCGGGCGACCTGGCCGGCAAGTTCCCCGGCAGCTCGCTCGGCGAGACCCTGAGCCCGGTCAAGCTGCCCGACGGCAGCACCGACCTCTACATCAAGCAGGAGCTCTACCACCACCAGTTCGCCGCCGACTCGTCCGCCGAAGCGGCCGCGGTGCTGGCCGTCACGCAGCGCCCGATCACCGAGGCCGCCCTGGGCGAGGCGTCCCCCGGCGAGCCGGCGTGGAAGTCGATCCCGTCCTTGTTCCTGTTCGGTAGCGACGACCTCAACATCCCCGTCGCCGCCCTGCGCTTCATGGCCGAGCGGGCCGGTTCGCGGCGCACGGTCGAGCTGGCCGGGGGATCGCACACGGTCGCGATCCCCGAGGCCGCTCAGCTGGTCGAACTGATCGGGGAGGCGGCGTCAGGCGCCTGATTGCCGCTTGTCCTCCTCGACGTCATCCGCACCGACCGGCACGCCGTCGGAGTCGCGGGTGACGTCGGTGAGGCGGCGGTCGTCCGGCCCGGCGCCGGAGGCCACCGCGTCGGCGTCGGCGTCGGCGGCGCCCACGGTGGGGCCGTCCGCGGTGGCGCCGGTCTCCTCGCGCACCTTGTCGCCGAAGTCGTCGGAGAGCGCGGCGGCGACCGGGACAGCCTGCGGACCTGAGGGGTTCGTCATGGCGAGCTCCTGGGACGAAGGGGTGGATGTCCTACGGATACCCGCTGCGGGGTGGGGTAGTCGCGATCCATGACGAACGAGCGCACGGTCTCGGATCTGGTGGTGGAGCGGCTCGCCGCGTGGGGTGTCGAGCGGGTCTTCGGGTACGCCGGCGACGGCATCGACGGCGTGATGGGGGCGCTGCGCCGGGCCGGGAAGCCGTTGTTCGTGCAGGCCCGGCACGAGGAGAACGCGGCGTTCATGGCGGTCGGCCACGCCAAGTACACCGGTGGCGCGGGCGTCTGCCTGTCGACCCAGGGGCCGGGCGCGGTGCACCTGCTCAACGGGCTCTACGACGCCAAGCTGGACGGCAAGCCGGTCGTGGCTGTCGTCGGTCAGCAGGCGTCGACGGTGCTGGGCAGCTCGTATCAGCAGGAGATCGACCTGCAGCGGCTGTTCGGCGACGTGTGCGCGCAGTTCGTGCAGACCGCGCACACTCCCGAGCAGCTTCCGATGCTGCTCGACCGAGCTTTCCGTACGGCGTTCGCGACGCGCAGCCCGACGTGCGTGATCCTGCCCCACGACGTGCAGACGGCCCCGGCGCCCGACGAGAGCACCCACGAGCACGGCGTGATGATGACCAGCCCGGGGCTGCGGCCGGCCCGGGTCGTGCCCTACGACGACGACCTGCGTGCGGCGGCCGACGTGCTCTCCAGTGGGCAACGGGTGGCCGTCATGGTGGGCCAGGGCGCCTACGGGGCGGCGACCGAGATCGTCGAGCTGGTCGAGCGGCTGGGCGCCGGCGTCACGGCGTCCCTGCTGGGCAAGCCGGTGCTCGACGAGACCCTGCCCTTCCACACCGGCGTGATGGGCCACCTCGGCACCACGGCCAGCCAGCAGTTGCTGTCCGAGTGCGACACGCTGCTGCTGATCGGCACCAACGACCCGTGGACCGAGTTCTATCCGGTGCCCGGGCAGGCGCGGGCGGTGCAGATCGACATCGACGGGCGGCAGCTGGGCGTACGGTATCCGATCGAGGTGCCGCTGACCGGTGACGCGACCGAGACCGTACGGGCGCTGACCGCACTGGTCAAACCGTCCGGCGGCCGTGCCTGGCGCGATCAGGTCGAGGACTGGGTGCGGCGCTGGCACGAGATCGCGCAGGCCCGCGCGGACGCCCCGGCCGAACCCCTCAACCCGCAACACGTCGTACGGTCGCTCACCGCCCGGCTGCCGCAGAACGCGCAGGTCGCCGTGGATGTCGGCTCGGTCGTCTACTGGTACGCCCGCCACCTGCGGCTGCCGCGCGGGGTGCCGGCCCACCTGTCGAGCACGCTGGCCTCGATGGGCTGCGGGATCCCGTACGGGCTGGCGGCCAAACTGTCGGCTCCCGACCGGCCTGCCGTCGTGCTGAGCGGCGACGGGGCGATGCAGATGACCGGGCTGGCCGAGCTGGTCACGGTGGCCGCGCGCTGGAAGGACTGGGCCGACCCGCGGTTCGTGGTGTGCGTCCTGAACAACCGCGACCTGGCCGAGGTGAGCTGGGAGCAGCGCGAGATGGAGAGCGAACCCCGGTTCACCACCTCGCAGGAACTGCCCGACGTGCCGTACGACCGCTACGCCGACCTGCTCGGGCTGCGCGGCCTGCGGGTGGAGTCGCCGCAGGACATGGCTGCGGCCTGGGAGACGGCCCTGTCCGCCGACCGTCCGGTGGTGATCGACGCGCGCACCGACCCGGCCATCCCGCTGCTGCCTCCGGGGCGCACCGCCGAGCAGGTCGAGGGCATGTTCACCGGGCTCGCGGCCGAGGAGGGCCCGCTGGCCCGCCGGGCCGAGCAACACCTGCGCCGGGAACGCGCCGACGAGGGGTACACCGACTAACCTGCCCGCATGACGGTGCTCGACAACCGCGCGCTCAACCGGGCCCTGCTCGCCCGTCAGATGCTCGACCGGCGGCACACCCGGACGGCGTCGGGCACCATCGAGCATCTGTGCGGGTTGCAGGCGCAGGAACCGCACGAGCCCTACTACGGCCTGTGGAGCCGGCTCGACGGGTTCGAGCCGGCCGAGCTCGTGGAGTTGCTCGAAACGCGCAAGGTCGTGCGCACTTTGCTCATGCGGCGCACGATCCACCTGGTCACGGCGGACGACTGCGTGCAGTTGCGCGGTTTGCATCAGCCGATGCTCGAGGCGCGCATGCGGGCCGTGTATCGCCGCGAGCTCGAAGGCGTCGACCTGGGGGAACTGGCCGCGGCCGGGCTGCCGATCTTCGCCGCGCAGCCGAGCATCCTGGCCGAGGCGGGGCGGGCGGTGGGGAAGCGGTGGCCGGAGGTGGCGCCGCGCGCGCTGGGCGACATGCTCAGTTCGCTCGTTCCGCTCGTGCAGGTGACGCCGCGCGGGGTGTGGGGGCAGAAGGCGCCGGCCCGCAACACCACGATCGAGGCCTGGCTGGGCCGCCCGCACGAACCGGCCGGGAACGCCGACGAGCTGGTTCTGCGTTATCTGCGCGCATTCGGCCCGGCGGCGTCGGCCGACATTCGCGCGTGGTCGGGGTTGAGTGGTTTGCGCGAGTCGCTCAACCGGCTCCGTCCACAATTGCGCACCTTCCGCGACGTACGGGGAAGGGAGCTTTTCGACGTGCTGGACGGGGACCTCGGTGAGAGCGGGCCGGAGAATGCGCCGCCGCGGTTCTTGCCCGCCTTCGACAACGTGGTGCTGGGCTTCGACGACCGCAGCCGCATCATCGACGACGCCCATCGCGGACTCAGTGTCGAGGGCACCCGTTTTGTCCTCGTTGGCGGGCGTGTCGCGGGCCGGTGGCGGCCCACCGAGAAGGATGTGCAGGTCACGCTGTTCGGGCCGGACGGGGCCGAGGCCGTCGAGCACGAGGGCGATCGGCTCCGGGCGTGGCACGGCCTCGAAGGGCGTACGGTGGTGGAAATCCGCCGATAACGCCGGAGGCGCATGGATGCCGGACAACCTCGCCGATCCCACGTTTCATGCCAACCCCCACCCCTCGTACGCGTCCTGGCGGCGCGAGGGCCCGGTCCGGCAGGTGCGGCTGGCCAGCGGCGCGGTCGCCTGGCTGATCACGCGTTACGACGATGCCCGGCACGCCCTGGCCGACCCCCGGTTCTCCAAGACGGGCGGCGACGACCGGCATCCCTCCAGCGCCATCGACCGCGCCCTGTCCCGGCACATGCTCGCCGTCGACCCGCCCGACCACACCCGCCTGCGCCGCCTGGTCACCGCCGCCTTCACGGCCCGCCGGATCGAGGCGTTGCGCCCGCGCATCTCGGCCATCACCGAGAGCTTGATCCGCCAGTTTCCCGATGATCCGTTCGACCTGATCGACGCGTTCGCGTTCCCGCTGCCCATCCAGGTGATCTGCGAACTGCTCGGCATTCCGGCCGACGACCGCGACGCCTTCCGGGCCTGGTCCAACATCATCGTCGGCGGCGTCGCCTACCAGGAGCAGTTCCCCTCGGCCGCGGCCGCGATGGTCGGCTACATCCAGGGGCTGCTGGCCGCCCGCCGCGCCGAGCCCGGTGACGACCTGCTCTCCGGCCTGATCGGGGCGCGCGACAGCGGTGACAGCCTGACCGAGGACGAGCTCATCTCCATGGTCTTCCTGCTGCTGATCGCCGGCCACGAGACCACTGTCAACCTGATCGGCAACGGCATGTATCTGCTGCTCGCCCAGCCCGAGCGCTGGCAGCGGCTGTGCGCCGACCCGGGGCTGATCCCCACGGCGATCGAAGAATTCCTCCGGTACGAGTCCCCGGTCGAGACGGCCACGTTCCGCATCACCACCGAGGCCGTCGACATCGGCGGCCGTACGATCCCCGCCCAGGCGCCGGTGCTCATCGGGCTGCTGTCGGCCAACCGCGACGGCGACCGCTTCCCCGGCCCCGACGCGGTCGAGCTCGACCGGGCCCCCAACCCGCACCTGGCCTTCGGGCACGGCATCCACTACTGCCTGGGCGCGCCCCTGGCCCGGCTGGAGGCGCAGATCGCCTTCACCGCGCTGACCGCCTCGTGCCCGGATCTGTGGCTGGCCGTCGACGAGTCCGAGCTGGCCTGGCGCCCCGGTCTGCTGCTGCGCGGGCTGTTCACCCTGCCCGTGACCCCCGGGTGAGCCGGGTTTCGGCGGGTTTGGCAAGCTTTCCGGCGTGGAAGCACTCCGGCTGATCCTGCTCTTCGTCCACCTGATCGGGTTCGCGCTGCTGCTCGGCGGGGCGATCACCCAGTTCCTGTCCGGCAAGTTCCGGATCAACCCGGCAGTGCTGTGGGGCTCGATCATCCAGCTGGTGTCGGGCCTCGGGCTGGCCGCCCCACTGCGCGGCGGAGGCGACGCGGAACCGAGCCCGGTCAAGCTGGGCGTCAAGCTGCTGCTGGCCGTCCTGATCTTCATCATGGTCTTCTTCTCGCGCAAGCGCGCGGACGTCAACAAGGGCCATTTCATCGGCATCAT from the Paractinoplanes abujensis genome contains:
- a CDS encoding M24 family metallopeptidase — protein: MSWRSDEALEQARDFDGLLITPGPDLTYFTGLKPPVTERLTMLILRHGETPHLIVPRLEKPEGIDAETWSDGDDPYELVARRLGRGRYAISDSAWAMHLLELQRPGLTFTSMTKALPMLRAVKDADEVERLAAAGVAADKTFDAVKELRFGGRTEKDVAADLARLLQENGHEQVDFTIVAAGPNGANPHHEAGDRVIAHGDMVVLDFGGLKNGYGSDTTRTVHVGRPTGEEQEVHDIVRLAQQAASDAVRPGVECQEIDRVARQVIVDAGYGEFFIHRTGHGIGLETHEPPYLVRGETQPLVPGMCFSIEPGIYLPGRFGVRIEDIVTVTPDGGRRLNNTERTIVTVV
- a CDS encoding alpha/beta fold hydrolase, producing MKPTIVLVHGAFAESASWNGVIELLKAQGYPAVAAANPLRGVKYDSDYLRATLASIEGDVVLVGHSYGGMLITNAATGNPAVKALVYVGAFAPDLGESAGDLAGKFPGSSLGETLSPVKLPDGSTDLYIKQELYHHQFAADSSAEAAAVLAVTQRPITEAALGEASPGEPAWKSIPSLFLFGSDDLNIPVAALRFMAERAGSRRTVELAGGSHTVAIPEAAQLVELIGEAASGA
- a CDS encoding thiamine pyrophosphate-requiring protein, with amino-acid sequence MTNERTVSDLVVERLAAWGVERVFGYAGDGIDGVMGALRRAGKPLFVQARHEENAAFMAVGHAKYTGGAGVCLSTQGPGAVHLLNGLYDAKLDGKPVVAVVGQQASTVLGSSYQQEIDLQRLFGDVCAQFVQTAHTPEQLPMLLDRAFRTAFATRSPTCVILPHDVQTAPAPDESTHEHGVMMTSPGLRPARVVPYDDDLRAAADVLSSGQRVAVMVGQGAYGAATEIVELVERLGAGVTASLLGKPVLDETLPFHTGVMGHLGTTASQQLLSECDTLLLIGTNDPWTEFYPVPGQARAVQIDIDGRQLGVRYPIEVPLTGDATETVRALTALVKPSGGRAWRDQVEDWVRRWHEIAQARADAPAEPLNPQHVVRSLTARLPQNAQVAVDVGSVVYWYARHLRLPRGVPAHLSSTLASMGCGIPYGLAAKLSAPDRPAVVLSGDGAMQMTGLAELVTVAARWKDWADPRFVVCVLNNRDLAEVSWEQREMESEPRFTTSQELPDVPYDRYADLLGLRGLRVESPQDMAAAWETALSADRPVVIDARTDPAIPLLPPGRTAEQVEGMFTGLAAEEGPLARRAEQHLRRERADEGYTD
- a CDS encoding winged helix DNA-binding domain-containing protein; the protein is MTVLDNRALNRALLARQMLDRRHTRTASGTIEHLCGLQAQEPHEPYYGLWSRLDGFEPAELVELLETRKVVRTLLMRRTIHLVTADDCVQLRGLHQPMLEARMRAVYRRELEGVDLGELAAAGLPIFAAQPSILAEAGRAVGKRWPEVAPRALGDMLSSLVPLVQVTPRGVWGQKAPARNTTIEAWLGRPHEPAGNADELVLRYLRAFGPAASADIRAWSGLSGLRESLNRLRPQLRTFRDVRGRELFDVLDGDLGESGPENAPPRFLPAFDNVVLGFDDRSRIIDDAHRGLSVEGTRFVLVGGRVAGRWRPTEKDVQVTLFGPDGAEAVEHEGDRLRAWHGLEGRTVVEIRR
- a CDS encoding cytochrome P450 family protein: MPDNLADPTFHANPHPSYASWRREGPVRQVRLASGAVAWLITRYDDARHALADPRFSKTGGDDRHPSSAIDRALSRHMLAVDPPDHTRLRRLVTAAFTARRIEALRPRISAITESLIRQFPDDPFDLIDAFAFPLPIQVICELLGIPADDRDAFRAWSNIIVGGVAYQEQFPSAAAAMVGYIQGLLAARRAEPGDDLLSGLIGARDSGDSLTEDELISMVFLLLIAGHETTVNLIGNGMYLLLAQPERWQRLCADPGLIPTAIEEFLRYESPVETATFRITTEAVDIGGRTIPAQAPVLIGLLSANRDGDRFPGPDAVELDRAPNPHLAFGHGIHYCLGAPLARLEAQIAFTALTASCPDLWLAVDESELAWRPGLLLRGLFTLPVTPG